Part of the Limihaloglobus sulfuriphilus genome is shown below.
CTGTTACTGCAAAGAAGTCCTGTTCAATTACCCTGTCATTCGGGACGATTATTACGAATTTAAACGGTTCGATCTTTGCCGGCTGCTGAGGCTGTTCTTGTGTCTGCTGCTGTGCCTGTTTACTGCCGGCAGATTCTATTGTTTCAGCTTCTTCTGGTGCAGTGCTGCCTTTGAGGCGGGAAAGGGCAATAGTAATGACCGGTTCTGCCTGAAAGTTAAGATTCAGCAGTGACCGTACCCTTGACAAATCCATGACCTGGTAGCTTTGTGATGCCAGGTTCATAGCCGCGGCCTGAAGTGAGATATTTTGGGCGGCTCTTCCGGCTTCTATGTAAGCTATCTTGCGTTTGTATGTGGCGTTGGCGTTTGGTACCTTATCCAGCGAGGCGGAAATTGTTATAAGTACCTTAGAGTCCAACAGCTCTCTTTGTTTCTGGGTTGCCAGCATGAGTTTTCGGCGGACATCCTCGCTCGATACGATTTCCAGGCTGTGTGTCTGCGGGATGTACCTGAACACGTTGGATTCAGTGACTACATGCAATTCAAGAGGATATCCGTTTTCCACAGATTCTACCGGCCTTAGCATCTGGTCATTGCTGATTGTTCCGTAGCCTGCCCAGAGCAGCTGAGAAATCTCAGTCATTACAATCGGCTCATAGACCTTTTCGCCTTTTGCTGCGACAGAACGAAAAGCACTTGTTAAGGTTGCAGCAGAATCTGTTTCTGGCTGGTTTAGGGTTACCTGATTCGGTGACGGGGCCGGCTGGGTCTGCTCTTGCTGGTCTGCGGGTTGGCTCGTTCGTGTCGGCTCACTGGGCGGCCCGGGCAGTGAAGGCGTCTCTGAATCGCCGTTCTGGGCGATGAGCTGAATACTTAAAACCAGAGTAAAGGCAAAAATTACCCTCAAAATATTGTTAAATGTAAGGTTTTTTAATCTCATAAATCATTACTCCGAAAATTTAAACTTCCAAAAGATGTTTCTAAACTTATAATACTCTCTAAGTTTATAATAATAAAAATAATGGGCAAAGTTTTAAAAAAAATATTTTTCGGCAAGAATAAACGCAGAAAAAAGCGTCCCGGGCTTGAGCCGTCACAGTTTCGCACAAGGCTGCGGATACTGGCTTTTTGCGGGCTTATGCTGTATTGGTTGGCGATATTCGTGCTTACGCATATACCTACGGTGCCGTCCTGGGTGGTAATAAGCGGTATGAGCGACAAGACGATGCATCTTATTGCGTATTTTGTGCTGACCTTTCTGTTCTGGACGGCTCTCAGCGCCGGCACAAAGGCGAGGTGGAACAGCTGGCGAGTTTGGGTAACCATAGCGTTTATAGCTGTTTATGCTGTCTGCGATGAGCTGATTCAAAAACTCGTGCACCGCCAGCCAGATATTATGGATTTCAGCGCTGACATGCTCGGCTGCATAATGAGCCTGATTATCTGGACGTTTGCCGGTTTCTGGTTAGCCGGATTTCTCCACGGGGTGGTGGTTATTGTGATTTTGAATTGCTTCTCCGTTTATGATTTGGCGGGAACAAGTGAAGCCATTGGCGTTTTATTCTATTTTCTCGGTTATGGTTTTATTGCCTACAGCCTTTCGCAGGCTTTGATTCCTCTGTCTGTAAGTAAGGGTATAAACAGGTTTTACTGGGCATTTCCTGTTCCTGTTTTGTTGCTGTTGCTAATGAAGGCGTGGGATTTGCACACAGGGCTTGCGGTTGAGATTAGATTTGTCGCAATTGCTTTGTTGGGAATAGTTTACTCGCTTGCCGTGAGCTGGTTTATGACCGGTAGAAAATCCGGGCAAAATAGTAGGGATGTATTGACTACGTCTTTTAACTAATTGCGGTTATTAGGTTTAGATACGAACAGAGACGCATGCAATAGGCATTAAGTGGACAGGATGGACGGAGTCAGGCATTAGGCAATAGGTATATTTGGAGAGAATTAACAGGATTGGTGAATAGCTGAGTTTAGCGCGTTTGTCGTCACTCGAAAACGGGATAGATTTTGACATGGGTGAATAAGTGATTATAATACTGTTAGAATGTTATTTTTAGATGTTTTTTCGAAGGGTTGACAAATGGCTCTGATCAATAGACGCAGCTTTCTGAAATACTCCTCTGCCGCAGCGGTATCAGCGGCTTTTTTTTCGAATACAAGGGTTCTGGGCGCAAATGAAAATATTCGTTTAGGGATTATTGGAGTGGGCAGGCAGGGCAGCTATCTGGCAAGTATATTTTCTAAGATTCCCGGTGTAACAATCGCCGCGCTTGCCGATCCTGATCCGGGGTATAAGATGGGCCGGCTCAAAGATAAACTGGCTAATGACGAGACAAAACCTCTCAAGGTTGATGCATACACTGATTATCGCAAGCTCCTTGACAGAAAGGATATAGACGCTGTTGTGATAGCCTCGTGCAATCACTGGCATTCAAAACACGCTATCGAGTCTCTTAAAGCGGGCAAACATGTATATGTAGAAAAGCCCATCTCACATAACATCTGGGAGGGCAGTCAGTTGTGTCGTCTTGCCTCCGAAAAGAATTTGATAATAACCTCGGGTATGTGGCACCGCCGGCGTGATTGCTGGCCGCAGGTTCGGGATTTTATTCAAGAGGGGCAATTGGGCAAGGTTTTATGTTCCCGCGGGCTCTGCCATAAACGCCGCGGTTCGATAGGGCTTCGCGAGAGTGCTCTTAAGGCTCCAGAGTCTTGCAACTATGATATGTGGCTTGGGCCCGCTCAGGACGTGCCGACGTATCGCGAGCATTTTCATTATGACTGGCACTGGTCATGGAATACCGGCAACGGCGATATCGGTAATCAGGGGCCTCATCAGTTTGATTTGGCAATCAATCTGGCGGGCCAGGATTCTTATCCGGCTAATGTTTTCAGCATTGGCGGCAGGTTTGGCTACAAAGACGGCGGGCAGACACCCAATACCCAGATTGTGTATTGCGATTATGAGCCTGTACCGGTAATATTTGAGGTTTTCGGCCTGCCTATGCAGTCTGACATGCAGGCGATGGAGGCATACAAAAAGGCCAGAATCGGCAATGTTGTAGAATGCGAGGGCGGTTATATCTCTGAAAATGTCGCATACGATAATGATGGTAAGATAGTCAAAAGATTTGATCCGCACGGCGGTGGAGAACACATGCCGGACTTCATCAGGGCGATACGTGAAAATGATCAGAGCATACTGCGAGTAAACATAAAAGACTCCCATACCGCCGCGGCTATGGTTCACGCCTCGAATATATCATATCGACTTGGCTCAGAGCTTAGCAGTGAAGAGATATCGGGCAGGATAAAGGGCAATAAGCTGTTTTCAGGGACGTGGGAGAGGATGCTTGACCATCTCGAGAGAAACAACGTTGACCTTGATAAGACAAATATAACTATGGGCCCGATTCTCAGCCTGGATCCTGAAACCGAGAGGTTTAGCGGCGAATTCAGCGAAGAGGCAAACGCCTTTGTGAAGGATAATTACAGAAAAGGCTGGGAAGTTCCCCACATGGAGCAGCTCTAAAATCAGAACTGATCGAGGAATCTCAGGTCGTTTTCATACAGCAGGCGGATATCGTAGATTCCGTATTTACGCATAGCAAGTCGTTCTATTCCGAAACCGAACGCCCATCCGGTGTATTTTTCAGGATCAATGCCCACAGCCTCAAAAACGGCGGGGTTAACCATGCCGCAGCCGCCAACCTCTATCCAGCTTTCTGATCCGTCTTTGCCGATGATTTTCAGGTCAACCTCGGCGCTTGGCTCGGTAAACGGGAAGAAACTCGGGCGGAAACGCCACTGGGTATCTTTGCCGAAATAGGCATGTATGAACTGGTCAATCGTGGTTTTGAGGTCAACCATGCTCACGCCTTCGTCCACAACGAGAGCTTCAAGCTGGTGAAACATGAACATGTGTGTTGCATCTACCGTGTCAGGCCTGTAAACCCGCCCGGGGGCGACCACACGTATAGGGGGGCTGTTATTTTCCATGACCCGGATTTGGATCGTAGATGTCTGGGTGCGGAGAAGATGCTCATCGTCTATGTAGAAATTGTCTCCCGGATCACGTGCAGGGTGTTCGGGGGGGATGTTTAGAGCTATAAAGTTGTGCCACTCGTCTTCAACCTCGGGCCCGTAAGCTACGGCGAAACCCATACGCCCGAAAAGCTCCAGCAGCTCGGCAGTGGTCTGGGTAATGACGTGAGGTTTTCCGATTCTTGGTTTTATGCCGGGCAGTGTAACATCAATGGTGCTGATTTTTTTTGATGTGAGCGAGCCGAGCGAGGCCTGCTTCTCTTCGAACGCGGCAGTAACTTCTTTTTTGATTTTATTGGCAAGCTGTCCTGCTTTGGGTTTGTCTTCTTTGGGGAGTTTGCCGATTTGACTTAAAAGAAGTGTTACTTTGCCTTTTCGTCCGAGGTATTTAACTCTGAAAAGCTCTAAGGAGCCCGCGTCAGAAATCTGTTCGAGCTCCTGGAGAGCGTTTTTTCCTGTCTTTTCGAATTCTTGCAGCATAATTTCTATAACTAACAGCGGCTAAGATTAGAAACAATCTCAGCCGGGAGTTTTGACATTTAACTATTAAAGAGCCGCCTGTGCCTGCTTTACGATAACATCGAAAGCGGCGGGGTCGGCTATGGCGATTTCACTGAGCATTTTTCTGTTGAGCTCAATCTGGGCTTTCTTGCAGCCGCTGATAAACTGGCTGTAACGTATGTCCCTCATCGCACATGCAGCGCTGATACGGGTAATCCACAGCCTGCGGAAATCCCTTTTCTTTCTTTTGCGGTCAACTGTTGCGTTTACCGCAGCTCTGATGGCGGCTTCTTTTGCCAGCCGAATCTGTGTACTGCGGGGGCCTCTGTAGCCCTTCACGGATTTTAATAAACGTTTATTTGCACGCCTTCTTGCGGCGCCTTTTCTTACTCTTGGCATTTTTCAGCTTTCCTTTCTAAAAATAAAATTTAAAAGCCCGCCGGCGGCAGCTGAAACAGCCGAGAAGCAGGGCTTAAGCTCTTTTTAAATCTAAACTTACTCTACGCAAAGAGCCTTGCGGCAGTTTTGCGCGAGAGCTTCACTTACAAACGCCGGTTTTCCGAGTTTGCGGCGGCGTTTGGGGCTCATACCACTCATAAGGTGGCTTCCGTAGGCCTTTTTAATCTTAAGTTTTTTGTTGGCCGTAACCTTTACTCGTTTAGATAAACCTTTATGCACTTTCATTTTAGGCATAGTGTAGTTTCCTTTCTAATATCTGCTCTTATGCTGCAAGAGCAAAGTAATATACAGGTTTAAGTAATTAAGTCAAGTACTTATACTCTGTTTTTCGTATTTTTAGCCCGTTGTTGGTGTTATTTTGTAATAAAGTACCCGGACGTCTTTTAGTACCTGGGTGGTTATTTTGCCAGCAGCTCTATCTCACTGATGAGCAGTCTTTCATATCTTGGGTCTTTCTTTATGTCAATTTTGAGCGAATTAGTCTCAATATCCGTTAAACCCTCGAAAACCAGCAGGCCTTGATCGACCTGGAATTCTTCTATGAGGCATACCTGCTTCCAGCTTCTATCCGTTTCCATCTTTGATACGGCAAAGCTTTCTATGTTGAAGTGTCCCCATTTGCGGAAACCCCGAACCCTGATTTTATCAATCTGGTGTTTCTGAGGAAGTTTGATGAGAAAACTGGCGTCACTTTTGAACTGTACGCTGTCAGTTTCTATTTCGTGCCATTTTCCATCGGTGAGTTTTGGGGAGTCGGGGGAGTCTTTGTGAGGCAGTGAGGGGGCTGGTTTTGGTATGTAGCTGAAATCCAGTGTTTTGTAATTTATTTGGTTCTTTTCCGGCATTGTCAGGGCTGCGTCAATGTCATAGACTCTAACATAATCAACTATGAAATAATCGGGAAGTGCCGCTTCAAGTATATCATCTTTTCGGTCATCGATTTCTTCTGTGAGTTTTGTGTATAAAGGTACCTGGCATACGCCGCCGGCATCAGTTCTCCAGGTCTCGACATCGTCAATGTAAAAGACGTAGCCCTCGGGCGTCCATAACATGCTGAAAGTATGAAAACCCTCGCTTATGCCCGGGACAATGGAATCTTTGCCGGCGTGTCTGTGTTCTTTTCCATATCCGTCCCAGTGTAGATTTTGGGTTATCTGGTCTGAGAGTTTGAATTTCTCCATTATATCAATTTCTGTGCCGTCGATGCCGTCGTTTTCGGTGCTCAGTACACCCTCGTTCCACATCCAGAATGCCGGCCAATGTCCGGGCTGTGTGGGGAATTTACATCTGCATACCCAGTATCCGAAAGCCTTTTCAAATTTATCTCTGGTTCTGACCGCACCGCTGGTGTAGCGGTCGCCGTCTTTTTTAACCCTCAGCACGAGGTGGCCTTTGCCGTCGAGATAGGAATCTTCCTTTACCCAGAATCCGCGCCTTCTTCTAAAGTCGCCGACTATTTCCCACTTATCCTCGTCGATTTCGCTGCCTTCAAACTCATCATGCCAGACGAGTTTCCACTGGGCAGAAGAATCGATTTCGGGCAGGAAGTTGTCGTATTCGGGCTTAGATTTTTTCTCTTCGCTCTGGCAGGCTGTACTGAATAAACATAAAACTATCAGCAGACTAAATAAAAAGCCGGATGCTTTTTCGGCCATTTTTTTCATTGTTACCTCGCAATTTTTTAAAGATATGTATTTATTAAGCAGGAGTGCAGAGCTTAAGCCTGTTGAGTGTTAAAACAAACTTAAATCTACACTCCTGCTGTGTATGGTTCTCAGTGAAACTTATAGTTACTGCTTAGTTGCCTTCTTCGAGAATCGCGGCGGCATGGGCGGCTTGCACTCCCCGCAGGTCCTGGCAGTATTCCCGGAGGATTTTCTCGCCGATTCCATTGTAGTCGCCGCAGCGGTAGAGAGCTCTCGCTATTGAAATCTCTCTTACGGCAAGCATTCTGGCATAGAAAGAGAATGATGTTCTCGCTGCCACTCCAAGCCTGCTCATGGCAATTTTGTCGATTTTCTGGGCGTCTTCGATGGTTTTAACCACGTAGCCGCTCATCTCTGGTTTTTGCAGCAGTTCTGCAAGTGCCTTCGCAGCGGCGGGGTCCTTGAGGCGGTCCATTGCGATGGCGACCGATCTGAAATGGGTGAAGGCAGAGCTGCTGTCTAAGCCTTCAATCTTCTTTACAACCGCGGGTGTGGCTTTTCTGTCTCCGGGGCGGCTGATAGCTATTATCAGTCTGTCCATATCACTCATTCTTGAAGTGGGGCGGGTATGGCCGACATCCCAGGGCTTGGAATTTACATGGTCAACCAGATAATCCAGGCCGTAAGGGTCTTCAAGCACTGCCAGAGCGTGGGCATAAAACAGTTTTGCTCTGACTTCGGCAGTGTTAAAAGCGTCTTTGAGCATTGGTACCGAAGTGTTGGGGTGTGCCAGAATGATTCCGCACTCGTGACCTTTATGCTCGCCGTATTCCGCGGGAGCGTTTTCTACCGCCTGCCTGATACGCTGGGCAGGGAATGGATATACGTCTTTCTCGGAGAGCACCTCTTCAGGGATGTTGCCGATCTGGACGAGATGCTTTTGCAGCTGTTTTATGTCAATGTCTCGGGGCTCAATTCCTTGTTTTGCTGCCATTGCCGCGGCGGTACCGGCGGCGTATCCCTGATTCTGCAGGTCCGGCTGCATACGTATCAGCGGCAGGGCGTCGTGGTGAACACTAATTCCCATACCGGTCAGCAGTATGCCGCTGAGGCCCTTGGGAAGCAGGCTGCGGTAAGGAGTATAGCAAGCTGTGTGCTCGGGGTTTGGCTGTAGGAAAAGATAGTCGCAGAAATTCACGCCGTGGCAGTCATAATCACTGAAAGATTTTACGATACTGTCGGGGAAAATTCTCTGCATGAGCTGGTCGTTAACCGTCATGAAATAATCGCCGATGACTCTTCTCCGCTCACGTGTGTCAATGAGGCTTGCTATGTCATAAGAATCGCCCGTGCGGTACTCTGACTTTCCGTAAACTTTCAGGTGCCAGGCATCTAAGACGTCTGATTCATAGGTAATGGTAAAGTCGCTGTTGTTGTAATGGTCTCCGAGGTCAAACGGCGGCAGTCCGGTACCCTGAATTGCCAGGCGTGATGTTCGCAAACATTCATAATCCGCGCCGGCAGCTATGGCGATATCACCGTTTCCTGTGCTGTCTATCACAACATCCGCAAGAACGATGCCGCATCCGTAAGGTGTCGCTACAGCAACGCCTTTGACGTTTTTGTCATTAACAACTGCGCCCCAGCCTATGCAGCGTGTCCAGATATCGGCTCCGGCCTCTCTGAGCTGACGGCGGTACCATTCCATTTTTTCATAGACATCCCAGCCGTTTATGCCTCCGGCTTCCTCGGGTCTCAGTTCCAGAATTCCCTGATCCATTTCTTTTGTGAATCCGGCAATGTGGCCTCTCCAGTATCTGCCGATATATCCAAGTGTGCCAACGCCGCCGAGTCCGTGCTGGTGTTCTATGACGAGAGTCTTGCCGCCGTTGCGGGCAGCGCCGATAGCCGCGGGAGCACCGCTGGTGCCGCCGCCGACTACAACTACATCATATCTGCCAATAACAGGGTATGAAGCAGAGCCGGCGCGGATATGTTCATCCGGTCTCAAACTTGGGCGAACCGGAGCGAGTGTTTCTTTTATCTGGCCTGTTATCTCTTTACCAGATTTTTTGCTGTTGATTGTTACTTTTTCGTCAGCTTTGACGCTGGAGGCTTCTTCGGCTGCAAGCCTTCCGATTATTTCACCAACGTACATATAGTTTACAGGACGCAGCATCTGCCTGGCGAATTCACGGCTGATATCGGCGTATCCGTTAAGCATAAACAGCCCCTTTACGCCGCGTACCTTGAATGCTTCGGGGGTTATTTTGATATCTTTGTTCCAGCCGCCTTGCTGGCGTTTTTCGCCGATCACAGAAGCGGCGGGCACATAGAAGGCAGTTTCAGATGTTGCGAGTACGCCGGGTGTCCAGAGATGGTCAAGAACCTCTTGCTCAACCCTGGCAAAGGAGTCCATGCTCTCATCGTCCATTTTCAAAGACATCTCGTATTCAAAAGCGGTGTACATTTCGCCTTTGTGGTAAATCTTTGTAGGTTTTTCTTTCGGTTGTGTTTTTGCCGCGGGTGCTGTTTTGTTGGCTACAACTGTATATTCGAAGTTGTTTTCGCCTTTTGTGTTATTGCGGAATTGCGCGTTTGCCAGACGGGCTATAAGACCCGTGCCGGTTGCGTCTATTATTTTCTTTGCCATGACGGCTTGTCTGCCGGCGCGGTTGGCCATTATTACACCTCTTACGCTGCCGTCATCGCCAAATAGGACGTCAGTGGGATAACAGTCATACAGGAATTCAACGCCGGCATCAAGCAGTGCAGTGTCGAGTGTCCGTTTTATGTGAAGTCTTGTAGGAGGGAACTGTTTGCCGTCCTGTTTTTCCATTTTGGCGGCGGTAAGTATTTCTATCTCGCTTATCAGCTGCCTGCTGACCTGGGGCGCCATTTGAGCGTAGAATTTAATATAACGGGCCTGGCGGTTTACAGGTAGTGAGAAGCTCATAAGCCGTTTTATGTACTCAATATCTTTTTGGACGCCGACTTTTTCCCAGTTCTCTTTGTCGTTGCTGACAAAAACCGTGACGTAAAGCGTGCAGTAATCATTGGGTCTCTGGAAAGAATGGAGTTTAATCCGCTCAATCTGCTGAACTTCTCCAAGGTCGGCTACAATGTTTACATTCTCATTGTACTGCACTGTATCGTTGTACACATCCACCCATTTCTCGTCATTGAGTCTTCTTGGAGGGTTATAGTCCTTATGAGGCGATGCGGAAGGGGTGTCTGTCGAATACTTGAACGGCAGGTTTTTGAACTGGGCGATTTCAGGAGACTGAAAAACCTTTTGGGCAAGCTCGGTTTGGGGCTCTTCGCCGTCTTTTAGCCACATCCGGTATGTGC
Proteins encoded:
- the rpmI gene encoding 50S ribosomal protein L35, whose amino-acid sequence is MPKMKVHKGLSKRVKVTANKKLKIKKAYGSHLMSGMSPKRRRKLGKPAFVSEALAQNCRKALCVE
- a CDS encoding VanZ family protein — protein: MGKVLKKIFFGKNKRRKKRPGLEPSQFRTRLRILAFCGLMLYWLAIFVLTHIPTVPSWVVISGMSDKTMHLIAYFVLTFLFWTALSAGTKARWNSWRVWVTIAFIAVYAVCDELIQKLVHRQPDIMDFSADMLGCIMSLIIWTFAGFWLAGFLHGVVVIVILNCFSVYDLAGTSEAIGVLFYFLGYGFIAYSLSQALIPLSVSKGINRFYWAFPVPVLLLLLMKAWDLHTGLAVEIRFVAIALLGIVYSLAVSWFMTGRKSGQNSRDVLTTSFN
- a CDS encoding FAD-dependent oxidoreductase yields the protein MQKTMPKLWKFNQVSTALVVLCVLAAVSVLTADTLTTSEREFSKAYDVDVLVVGGSSAGVAAAAEAADSGSDVFLMALRPYLGEDVSGTYRMWLKDGEEPQTELAQKVFQSPEIAQFKNLPFKYSTDTPSASPHKDYNPPRRLNDEKWVDVYNDTVQYNENVNIVADLGEVQQIERIKLHSFQRPNDYCTLYVTVFVSNDKENWEKVGVQKDIEYIKRLMSFSLPVNRQARYIKFYAQMAPQVSRQLISEIEILTAAKMEKQDGKQFPPTRLHIKRTLDTALLDAGVEFLYDCYPTDVLFGDDGSVRGVIMANRAGRQAVMAKKIIDATGTGLIARLANAQFRNNTKGENNFEYTVVANKTAPAAKTQPKEKPTKIYHKGEMYTAFEYEMSLKMDDESMDSFARVEQEVLDHLWTPGVLATSETAFYVPAASVIGEKRQQGGWNKDIKITPEAFKVRGVKGLFMLNGYADISREFARQMLRPVNYMYVGEIIGRLAAEEASSVKADEKVTINSKKSGKEITGQIKETLAPVRPSLRPDEHIRAGSASYPVIGRYDVVVVGGGTSGAPAAIGAARNGGKTLVIEHQHGLGGVGTLGYIGRYWRGHIAGFTKEMDQGILELRPEEAGGINGWDVYEKMEWYRRQLREAGADIWTRCIGWGAVVNDKNVKGVAVATPYGCGIVLADVVIDSTGNGDIAIAAGADYECLRTSRLAIQGTGLPPFDLGDHYNNSDFTITYESDVLDAWHLKVYGKSEYRTGDSYDIASLIDTRERRRVIGDYFMTVNDQLMQRIFPDSIVKSFSDYDCHGVNFCDYLFLQPNPEHTACYTPYRSLLPKGLSGILLTGMGISVHHDALPLIRMQPDLQNQGYAAGTAAAMAAKQGIEPRDIDIKQLQKHLVQIGNIPEEVLSEKDVYPFPAQRIRQAVENAPAEYGEHKGHECGIILAHPNTSVPMLKDAFNTAEVRAKLFYAHALAVLEDPYGLDYLVDHVNSKPWDVGHTRPTSRMSDMDRLIIAISRPGDRKATPAVVKKIEGLDSSSAFTHFRSVAIAMDRLKDPAAAKALAELLQKPEMSGYVVKTIEDAQKIDKIAMSRLGVAARTSFSFYARMLAVREISIARALYRCGDYNGIGEKILREYCQDLRGVQAAHAAAILEEGN
- a CDS encoding DJ-1/PfpI family protein, with product MRLKNLTFNNILRVIFAFTLVLSIQLIAQNGDSETPSLPGPPSEPTRTSQPADQQEQTQPAPSPNQVTLNQPETDSAATLTSAFRSVAAKGEKVYEPIVMTEISQLLWAGYGTISNDQMLRPVESVENGYPLELHVVTESNVFRYIPQTHSLEIVSSEDVRRKLMLATQKQRELLDSKVLITISASLDKVPNANATYKRKIAYIEAGRAAQNISLQAAAMNLASQSYQVMDLSRVRSLLNLNFQAEPVITIALSRLKGSTAPEEAETIESAGSKQAQQQTQEQPQQPAKIEPFKFVIIVPNDRVIEQDFFAVTEVLASSGVKVEVASSTMETIRGNWQGSIVPTMLLRDIVVNDFDAFVLIGNSLVRNQFDNEPMVVNIIREAYRARKLIGAVGRTPLILAYADIIENYRITGELSVRKQVENAGGIFTNSIVEVDEDFVTAVGTESANEYETAEGVLAVNRFTRSMITLLQGKEPQGYGLGESQPRSRRQREMDNSIAE
- a CDS encoding Gfo/Idh/MocA family protein, with product MALINRRSFLKYSSAAAVSAAFFSNTRVLGANENIRLGIIGVGRQGSYLASIFSKIPGVTIAALADPDPGYKMGRLKDKLANDETKPLKVDAYTDYRKLLDRKDIDAVVIASCNHWHSKHAIESLKAGKHVYVEKPISHNIWEGSQLCRLASEKNLIITSGMWHRRRDCWPQVRDFIQEGQLGKVLCSRGLCHKRRGSIGLRESALKAPESCNYDMWLGPAQDVPTYREHFHYDWHWSWNTGNGDIGNQGPHQFDLAINLAGQDSYPANVFSIGGRFGYKDGGQTPNTQIVYCDYEPVPVIFEVFGLPMQSDMQAMEAYKKARIGNVVECEGGYISENVAYDNDGKIVKRFDPHGGGEHMPDFIRAIRENDQSILRVNIKDSHTAAAMVHASNISYRLGSELSSEEISGRIKGNKLFSGTWERMLDHLERNNVDLDKTNITMGPILSLDPETERFSGEFSEEANAFVKDNYRKGWEVPHMEQL
- a CDS encoding glycoside hydrolase family 16 protein — protein: MKKMAEKASGFLFSLLIVLCLFSTACQSEEKKSKPEYDNFLPEIDSSAQWKLVWHDEFEGSEIDEDKWEIVGDFRRRRGFWVKEDSYLDGKGHLVLRVKKDGDRYTSGAVRTRDKFEKAFGYWVCRCKFPTQPGHWPAFWMWNEGVLSTENDGIDGTEIDIMEKFKLSDQITQNLHWDGYGKEHRHAGKDSIVPGISEGFHTFSMLWTPEGYVFYIDDVETWRTDAGGVCQVPLYTKLTEEIDDRKDDILEAALPDYFIVDYVRVYDIDAALTMPEKNQINYKTLDFSYIPKPAPSLPHKDSPDSPKLTDGKWHEIETDSVQFKSDASFLIKLPQKHQIDKIRVRGFRKWGHFNIESFAVSKMETDRSWKQVCLIEEFQVDQGLLVFEGLTDIETNSLKIDIKKDPRYERLLISEIELLAK
- the rplT gene encoding 50S ribosomal protein L20, encoding MPRVRKGAARRRANKRLLKSVKGYRGPRSTQIRLAKEAAIRAAVNATVDRKRKKRDFRRLWITRISAACAMRDIRYSQFISGCKKAQIELNRKMLSEIAIADPAAFDVIVKQAQAAL
- the pheS gene encoding phenylalanine--tRNA ligase subunit alpha; protein product: MLQEFEKTGKNALQELEQISDAGSLELFRVKYLGRKGKVTLLLSQIGKLPKEDKPKAGQLANKIKKEVTAAFEEKQASLGSLTSKKISTIDVTLPGIKPRIGKPHVITQTTAELLELFGRMGFAVAYGPEVEDEWHNFIALNIPPEHPARDPGDNFYIDDEHLLRTQTSTIQIRVMENNSPPIRVVAPGRVYRPDTVDATHMFMFHQLEALVVDEGVSMVDLKTTIDQFIHAYFGKDTQWRFRPSFFPFTEPSAEVDLKIIGKDGSESWIEVGGCGMVNPAVFEAVGIDPEKYTGWAFGFGIERLAMRKYGIYDIRLLYENDLRFLDQF